A window of Rosa rugosa chromosome 7, drRosRugo1.1, whole genome shotgun sequence genomic DNA:
GAATGAGTAAAGTTATTCAAGTCATCAAGCTATACTTAGTGGCATAATGAAATACCTAATCATGTACTGATGAAGTCAAAATCCATAAAGTTCACTAAACTTATTAATTTGCTATATCCATGTGAATTACCTATCCCTTTTGGCATATAGCTCCACATTGACCAGCAAGGGGGGTGGTTACCAAGTTTAATGAACATTGGTAGTAATATAAATATGGTTTGGCTCAGAGACCATAGCACCATGCCTATTTTACATTAAATGGCTAGCAATTCCAAAGTTAACATATTACATACCTTCATTTTTCCTGTGCCAACACCATGTTCCCCAGTACATGTTCCTGCTCAGTTGTCACTGACCAACTTTTAGCGCCATAACTTGTCAATGGTGATAGAATAATATATCgataataaaaactaaaaaattaaCCAACTTGAGACAACATCTACTACAATAAGTTCAATGGCACTATAAACCACAACTCAGAAAGAGTAAAAAAAGACTCcaaataacaataataataatattaatttgttgatacCAGCCACATTTCATATCACCTCAATCATTCATTGACTCTGAGAACAAGGAAATTTTAAAATATGCCCCAGAATTGTCTTTACCTTCCATTGACAAGGCAGTATGAACCATAAAATGGTTTAATCTCTCTGCTTCTCGTCGATGTTCTTCTTTGTTAGGATCGAAAAGAATCACTGTGTGGAAGTTCCCATCACCAGCATGAGCAATAACTGTGCTGTAGTTAGGAAAACCAAGAAAAGTTACTACAAAAGGTCCCCATTTAATCTTCCAGGCTACTAGCAATACATTTTATATTTTATCATAACTTTTCTTCCTGAATACCATGGATTGATCAGACATTACCAAACCAGTTCTGACGCATCCAATTCTTGCTTGGACCTTGATATCAATTCTGCAAGGCATGATAGAGGTACACAAACATCCTGCACGTAGAAAAAGTAGggcaaaaagataaaaaatacaAACTTTAGAATTTGAGGAAACAACCACAAGAAAGTGTAACTTTAAGAACCCTAAACCAGTCATTGGATTTACAATGATGCATTATATTAATTGAAGAGAATCAGTTAATATAGAAAACGGTTTAAACTCAAATGATAAATTGAGTTATTTTCTTAAGGGATCTACCAGGTTGTCTGAAGGAAAGCAGATGTTTAGAGATCCTTCCATTCTACTGACCATATTATTTTTCTACAGAGTACAGACTAATAAATGGAAATATATTCCAGAATAATAATCAAGATTCAGTGATATCAACTAACCGAAATCATTGCCTCAAAATCAGGTTCCATTGCAAAGCATGCCCAGAGTGCTTCCTTCCTTATCTGCATGCAACAAAATAATagtaataaataataataataaattaataaagaaataaatatagAGAAAGACAACAAGGACAGTCGGCTCAAGTCTCTGGCAGTAAAGAACTCAACGAACTATGTTGAAATCGTAAGATAAAATAATGTGGAAATTTTGAAATAGAGTTCCAAACTCCAAACCCAAACAATATAGGCACAGTTAGGAGCCAAACGTGATTAATGGAAAAGACTGTGGCCACTCAAGTAGTCAACAGCAAGGAGGACAAGAATCTCAATGCCAAAAGCCCACGACAATACAAGAAGTTAATTTCAGTTTTGCTTTGCACTTGCCTCAACTTAAAAGAGAATAACGTGATGGATGGAAGTAATAACTGCAAAAGAGTGATTTTTTAAAGGGTgattctattcagacctccaaatttagtatttggatctctgttaatttttttaaaaatttaatcCCCATTGATCCCCTATAGGGCTATAAaatactggaaaaaaaaaattgcagtagTCTCTGTAGAAGAGAAGCCACGCACAAATAACCTTTCCCTGGCAGATCTAGCATGGTTTGTTGGCCATGCTAAAGGTACTACAGAGACTAAAGGTACTAAAGGACAATCTGCAATACTAAAGGTACTGAAACCAGAACTTTGTTACTTcatcttttaatctttcagtTAAAGGACAATCATACATGCTTACAAGAATAGAATTCGACTGGAATGATTGGGCCTTCAACTTGATGGAAATAAATTCAAACAAGCTGTATTCAAAGTCATGAACTGAGAGCTTACTTAAAAACCAAGGAGACCATGCATCATGTTCATGATTATGAACATGAGCAGATcgatttaagaaaataaaaaaggggTGAAAATGGTAGTTCGGTGTGAAAATATTGAaagggaggtccaaatatcaaatttggaggtttgaatagaaccaccctttTCTAAATCAGGTCTATTActgaaaaaactcaaaaatgtAAGTTACCGTAAAGGAGCGCGCACATAATGAGATAAGTTACCAACCACTACCCATAACTAACAGAAGAAAAGAATTCAATATGTAGACCAGTAAAGTATTGGTACCTTCCAGAGTTCCTTTTTAGTATCAGGGTCTTCTGCATAAACAAAATCTGAGCCATTGTGTTCAGACACAATCTTCTGAACTATTTGGGTTTGTTCACGTGAATAGGCCTCTGAAAACAGCAAAGAATTAACATGAATCACAACAGGTAGAAGAAAGAAACAGGGGCATCTTAACAGCTTTGGAAAATGCATGGCCATCTTGTCTTCATGGGATTGGGGGTAGTCAACAAAACAAAGCCTttggtttgaaaaaaaaaaatagtatttTGTTTGTCCGACCTTCATCGGAAGAAGGGGATCAACAAGCGGTGGtcatattgaaaataatattcCCTTGCATTGGTTAATTTTGTTCTAAACTAAACCAATTTAGCCATTTAGGATTAGGTGTCCATTCAGATCTCCTTTATCCTCTTCTACCTTTAGAATCAGAAACTTTCTGCTCAATCTGTCCAAATCCAAGGATTTTTCCTTGATTTTGATCCAGTATTCAACAATACTGTTGATATTCCACTGGCATTGGCCCTATTTCAGAGATACCAGGTTAGAAATGACTTCAACCCTCTGTCTTTATTCATTGCTGATGAAAATGATATATAGGCTGGTACTTCAGTGTGTCGGCCAGTCTTGCAATCCCTGTATTCTCTTTAAAGTTACATCTACCCCATTTATCACTATTAGGGGACTATAAAATTCCTTGAGATTTCGATCAACCAAAGAAATTTAGCATCATATAACATATGTCATATTATCTTGtcttccttttgtttcttttccccatatttttctctttattttcacGGGAATTTGCCGCTGGTAGAGGCTGGGAAAATTAATGAACCAGAAGTTGATCGAAGCATGAGGCAAACAGAAATCTTTATACATATAATTATTCAAAAGAATATATGATCTTATGCCTACATTATCTGATTACTTAGTCAGACATTATCGCATAAAGTACAGATTCCTCCATGGATTTCCGATCCTTTCATAGATATAATGATTTTTTGTCATATATATAGAGCAAAAACGAATAACATTCAATGCATTTAACTCAATGATTGAAATGCTTTTTTCGGAAAATGATATAGTAATAAAATGAACAGAAGAATAACTGGCATTCCAGAGGAAAGAGAAGAGGCCCTATCTGACCTGTGCCTATAAACTCAAACATCAAAGTTGGTGTTTCTGGCAAATTCTTCCCATTAGCAATATTGATAGCCCTCACTTGAACTTCATCCAGTAGCTCAACCCTTGACACCTAATGAATAATGATTATGAAGAAGAAATGTAGAGATcttgaaatttgaaatgttcATATGCAATTAGCAAAGCCTTACTTGTATTCCAGACAGCATAGTAGCAATAGCAACATCTGCCGCATCCTTAATTGAAGGGAAATTACACATAGCAACCTGCAATTTCTATCGAGTAAATAACAGAACACATATACGAGAGTAATACCTATAAACATAACTGTAAATAAGGATAAATAAAGTGCAAGAGTTCATCCATTGAGAGACACAAAATTCTTGAGGGAAAGGGACAAAATTTATAATACTAAATGAATATTATCAGTTATAATAGAAGATCGAATAAGGTACCACTGAATATTGGGGAATTTTCTGCAGTCGTAGAGTTACTTCAGTAATTACACCAAGAGTTCCTTCACTTCCAATCATCAGGCGTGTCAAATCATACCTATGGCATGCAAACTCTAATGTTCATAACATGCCAGAGTTGGCAAAAACACTTAGAAGATATGCCACATCCAAGAAATAAGCAAAGAAACAAACCCTGCTGCACTCTTTCGAGCACGAGATGCAGTCTTCACCACCTCTCCATTTGCAAGAACTGCCTGCAGGATAAAGAACATAATAAATACAGCAAATATATTTGAGTCAACATCAGTAAAGataattgttcaaaaaaaaaaaagtaaagataATTAACAAACCTTGAGACTGATGACATTATCACGCATTGTTCCATACCTACATGCTAAAACCAAAATCATTAAATCGAATAGTAAACTAGACCAAACACACATGCAGGTTATACGGATATTGTTGACAGACTATAATTTGTCTGAGCAATCATTGTGCAAAATACATGTAGATGATGGGATATTGTATAGTACTAGTTTATGGAAAACACCGGAAGAACAGACATGCAGTTTATCTTGAAGAGAAGACTCCGCATATAAGTgcggaaagaagaaaaagaaagccaACAAAAATTAGTAGCTTGAACATAATTATAAAGAGAGAtaagagagtgtgtgtgtgtgtgtgtgtgtgtgtgtgtgtgtgtgtgagagagagagagagagagagagagctattAGGGCCACTGATGTTGGGACATCTATGAAAAAATCTGCCATTCATCTTCTAGACTTTCCAGATCTCATTGATAGTACAGTGAGATTTCTTACATATCAAGTCTTTAAGGCAGAGCAATGACATAACTTAAATGCTCCTATTTATCTATTTTGGACAGCCCAGCATATATGATACCACACAACATGTAGCAACAAGAATGGATAGAGCTATGGTAAGACCTCTGTGCTTAAATGAATAAGTTAAAGGGTTCATCTTAACTAAGGGTTTAGAATCTTAGATGCTGAGGTTGAAAACCTTGTTAACAAGTTCAAATTAACACTGCGTAATTGTCAGTCAATTTAAGTCATACCAAAATAATATGCAAGCAAACTCACATGAAATGACTCTAATGATATTGCATGCATTAAATGCAAATTAGTTGATATATGAGCAGAGAAACTACCTAACAGCTAACGAACCAGAGCAACGTGTAGCACACATTCCTCCAATTGTTGCACCAGGTCCTGTTTGTCAACAAAAATGAAATACATGAAGATGTAAATAGCAAAACTTGTTGAAGGTAAGAAAGGACAGTATAGGAGGAATGAAAGACACGGAAACATAAAAATATAGTACTTGTCGTGTCCTATTACTCCACTTCAACCAACATGCACACACTTTCTTTGGGAACCGGAGGGTTAAAGGAAGAGGAGAAGGTCTATCCCACAAGATGATTATTGAAGGcacaatatatataataatcCCACATCACACCAGCGTGTAAGCATGACAAAAAGGTCCAAATTGACAACCTTCTACTTCCTCCTTGTTCCAGCATCAATCTCAAATATGTGTAACTCCTACTGTACCATACATTACTTCTTAGTTTTATATGAACAAGATAAAAGGTAGATAGATAGTAAGGCTTCATCTTcctgttcaaaaaaaaaaagatgatacTTATCTTTTAGCATGTCAAATATCATGTTCAACAGACCTCTGGAAGTTTTCAAATACGATTTCCGCCACAATACCAAAAGTAAACAGTTTATCATATTGGTTGTAACCCAAAAGAGCAAATCACATATGCATCAAGGCAAACCAGAATTACTCGAGAATGATTTAACCCACACATTGCATTCATACAGCGATGCCACTTTTTCATAGAAGTGCACCATTATGGAGAATGCATTTGAAAAGTTCTTCAACTAGTGTATCAAAAACTTGAAAACAACTCAAGCATACCAGGGATATATAACAGTATTTCATAAAAGCTATAATCTTAGCACAGGGTAAACATCAAACAAACTAACCTGGATCCAGGGGAAAGAATAAACCATAAGGCTCCAAGTATTCATTAAGCTCCATCCATCCAATGCCAGGTTCAACAATGACATCCATGTCCTCAACATGTAAAGCTTTGACATTCTAAAATTTGAAAGttttaagaaacaaaacaacGACAACAGAACAAAGAAATGTCTACAAGGAATATGTATGCATTGGGCTCGTTCAAATTTAAACTAGTCTAGAAAATCTGCTGTTAACTGTTTTGTATGAACGAAATAGGTGATGAAGGTAATCCAGACGCTTTCCTTCCATATTTGTACTGTTGACTATTCAAAActgaaccaaaaaataaataactaacAAACTTCACATCTGAATTGAGAAAATGTGTAGGAGCAACAAAGTGAAAGATTTAGATGCCAGTCATTTTACAACCTTGTTAGATCGCTTATTCAACCTCAGGTGACAGAAAGGTAATCACTTTAATGAGGTTTGCTTAGTCTAAGAACCAGGTCTGACAGTAGACCATGATTAACAAGTGAAGAAAGTCATATTTCGGTATTTAGTAATATACTTTTTTAATCTTGTTATACTAAAAGCACCCAATGCATATATACCTTCATTGATGACATGTCAATGCAAACACCTCCATGGGGAGACAAGGTGTGACCCTCGATTGATGTCGCTCCACCATATGGCACAATGGGGACCTTTTTACAAACAAACACAAAACCAGCTTAGCACTTAAAGGTCAACTCAACCATCCAACACTAGTGAAGTTAAGCAAGCAAAAGAAATGCAAGCAGATGTAGGCTTCTTCAAACATTCTTTTCATTTCTCAAAGTTCATGTGAGATATGATAATCACTAGATTATTGAATAAGCAAGCCcgaaaaataatttaaaaaaaaatcattgcaACTTCATTGAAGGGTCAAGAAGTTCAGACCTTGTGCTTGTCACATAGCTTGACTATCTTACAAACTTCCTCTTCAGACCTGAAAATCATCATTCACGGCACATTTAGTCAAGAAAATGGGGAATGCATACTCGATATAACATAGAAGGATTACTTTCCTACGAAAACAACCAAGAAAATGCACAATGGGTGAATTGAAGCAGAGTTAAAGAGTGATGCTCACTGCGCGAAAACAACCAGGTCAGGAATGTTGACAGCTTTGTGAAAGCTGTTTTGTGGTTTACCATGGTTATACCTCTCCTCATAATCCACTGTCATGTTATCCTATCCAACCAAACCAAACACTACCCCAATTATCACTTGACCCCATACAACTAAAACAAGTGAATGCCAAACTGGGTAAGTCCAATACCTTACAAACAGCCTTCAATTCATTGATAAGTTCTTGTGGGACTTCCTTGTGTAAGCCTTCGACCACAAACTCGGTTCTGGGTTTGATAAAAAACAGAGAGCCTATAGATAAGCATCAAAcagaagaaaagtaaaaaaagtaAATGAAACCAGTGTGATTGAAAGTTACCGAGCATTGGCATTGGGAGCTTGGCAGAGTGAGGGGTTTGACTGGGGATAGAGGGCGAGTGATCCAGCAGCTACAGCGATTGGAAGAGACCAAAACGGAAATGGGCTGCCGGAGTTTGCTGTTGGTGTTGGAGTTGTGATGAGCTTGGTGGAGAAGGAGGATCGGAGGAGAGGCGGAGTAGAGTTGAACAAGGACTTTGAGGAATAGCGTAAGCGAGAGAACCAGGAAGACATGGCCATGgtgagtttgagtttgagtttgagttgAGTTGGGTGGCTTGAACTCAATTTATAGGGGCCATCTGCTTATGATCGATTGGGAAACTTGTAAAGGGTATTTTGCAATCATGCCAACCTTTTTACTTATGCAGCTAAAAGACAGAGACGATTGAAGTTGgcatctttttattttattttatttacaaaCCCACGGGCCAAGGTTGTTTTTGAATTTggaatctttgttttttttttgatatcttTCTTCTGATATCTTTATGTAGGTGATGATGCACCACGCAAGAAAGGTCGTGAGATGAGGTTTAAGATCTTGAGTTAGCCAAGAAGAGATGGATGTGCAGGGGAAACAATTGATCGATATGCCAGGTAATGGAAATATTAGAAATAATTCACTGTTACTGGGTTACATCTACAACACAATTCTATGAAACAGATTGataaccttttttttctttcctcatTTTGGCTTGTACGTACAAAGATTTGAAgacctttctcttctcaattaTTTCATTACTCTTGAATTAAGGTTCATGCCACAAGAATTTGAAAGAACATTTTCCTAACATGGAAACTAACAGGTAAACAAACAATCTTCAAACTCAAAACGAATAGAGAAACTTTGGTGCAAAAACTTTGAAATAATATTGGACTGCCGTCAAAGAATGATCTTAAAAACATTGCAGCTTTCATTTCTTTGTTGGTTTAAGATAAGAGCACCTCAATCAATCAATACAGTGCATATTTGGCTTGTAAATCCCAAAACTCCTTAGTTTGCTTCATCGTCTCTGTACGTTCTGCAGTATACCTCTCTTTCCAATAGTCTCTGCACCTGATCATAAGATATTCAAGTCACAAAAGTTTAGCTTTCTCATGATAACTTGAGCAGAATGAATGATTTCAATTTACTCACCTTCTTTTCAGGAGCAGGTCTAGTTCTAACATATGCACTGCTTTAGCATACACTCCAGTCTGCATTTGAGGAAGATAGGAACGGATCAAACAGTGTAGGGTaggaattttcaattttttttatcaatcaaAAACGAACCTTAAGAAATGTGAactatagagagagagagagagagagagagcgcgcaTTTGATCACGCAGTGAATAAGTTATATATATTCTCATTTATATCCCCTATATATTGCCTTCTAAAACATGAACATCTTTGCTACTGTTCACTACTTGTGGTATTTGAAGGTCAGACCGTCAGACACAAAAACAGGATGACCTAGCATAAACTTGGTGATCTAGAGACATCACGCCTACAATGAACATATATGTTCAGTGAGAGCAAGGAAAGTAAAGatcaaaatttataaaaaccAGCGGATCTAATCCATTCATATTCTGCTAATGAAAGATAAGAAATAATATAATAACAAAGTCCTTAGTCAGACGAAAAGTTGGAGCATAGTTTAAGGTATTAAACCTTGCACCCTTTCCTAAAGAATAAAGATATACTTGTGAAGAGAGTTAATTTTGATGTTTGATGACTTGAGATGGAGGCACTAAGTCAAGGATCGATGAGGGCCAATAGATGTTCCTGATATGAATAGCAATTCTAACAAATTCTTTATATAACCTTCAAAAGTCAATGGTTTAGGAAATTGAAACAGAAAATGGCTTTTGGACATCAAAGAATTATGACCATTCTTTCCAAATACTAGGTACAAACCTCTCTGCATATTGGGCACTTTGAATCTGAGTCTGCAGCTTTTGGGCCTTGGAAGATAAACACAGAAGCAGCTGAGCAAGCACAAGACTTGCAGAAAAGGTGACCACAGCTCAAAGCATATGGGTTAAATACAGTCTCCTGTAGATCAAATATGCACATAAGATCACCTATGTAAGAATGGTTTTTTCCCTTTACAATGGAACTGAAATATTTTTCCTTACCAAACATATAGCACAAGTCAGATCGTATTCCATCTTTAGAGAGTCGGGAAGAATCAAAGCCATTATCGGTGGTGTTGCATCAAGATCACAAGAAAAGTGACTAGAAAGCTCATTAAGCTCTCCACCATCCGATCCCTCAAGATTCAAATAAAAGGCACCTAGTTCTATAAGCCAAGGTGATTGCAAAAGCTCAACATGGTCAGCCTGCAACTTGGATTTGAAATGCTTGCCATTTTCAGAGCAATGTACCTACAATAGAAGATTTAAAACCAAGTGAAAAGTCATTCCTAGATACAGAATGGTATCAATTGAAGTAGTGATCGAGGATGATAAATATTGACCAGTCTGGCACATACCTTATCATATTTCTTAAGGATTTTTCTGATAGCAAGTGCGTTCATTGTAGCATACTCAATCAGCATCCGCCCTTCTTCAACCATGGCTTGTTGATCATACTTGAAACATTGTCGAAACCGCAGTAAGTATCTTTGTATTCCAGTAGCAACATGGAGATGGAGTAGATGTCTGGCTCTCAAATTAAAGCATATAGCTATGTCTGAAGCTTCCTTCATCAACTCTGAGAAGAATGTCTGATCACACACTACAAGATGGACATTGAAACTAGATGAGACTGGTCTACTTTAATCATTGGTAATATAAACAGGCGTTCCATGTAATGAAGGAGCATCTATCTTTGACTCTAAATACATATTCAGTCTATCAGGAAATCTTGATGACTTAGATGATCACCAAATGGAGATGCAATAACATAAAGCGGAACTACGAGAATCATCAATAACCATCCTACACATTGCCGGAAGCTAAGATACATGTAAATTCACTTTACAGCAACATTTTTTTTCATTGCGTGGTACTTCTTTAACCAAATTCCAAAGCGTCCACATCCTTTCTATGGAATAAGAAACTGAAGTAGGAATACTAGGAAAGGATTGTGAGGGCAGCATCCCTCATTTTTCAGAAAGTTGAAATAAGTATCTGTTGTTGGGTATAATTGAACACACACAGTTTTCCAATGAGTCAATGACATGATTTAGTAAGGCAAAAATAATATCAAAAGGGGCTAAAACAGCATGCATGTTTTTGCCTATAATTCTTGAAATCCATTTGAGCAGAATGGGATTGACTgaactaaaaaaaaatctgggtGAATCTCAACCTAATATGTTAAACCCTACAACATTGATGATGGtgaaatttaaacccaaacatGCATACTCAAAAAGAGTTGTTTTATAGCAGGTGACATCAAATCAGTGACCCTTTTTCCTTATTGAAATCTGTAAAGTCCACAAGTGAACCACAGCTGTGGTCCAGTAGTCTTCTACGTACACATGCATAAAGAGAAAGCACTCATTCTCCATTGCCATATCATACAGATTCCATCATCATTACTATATATACActccaactaaaaaaaaaaacatgcgtAATTCAAACAGCACaatgaacaaaatatatatatatatatatatatatatatatatatatatatatatatatatatatatatatatatatatatatatatacggggAAAGAGAATTAATTCTTACCAGGGCAAGATTGACATTGACAGGACAGCTGATTTTGATCATCAGGATCAACAGACGCCTCTTCTTGTTCAGCCTCATCATCATGGAATGTCTGACAAGTCTTGAGGACCTTCTTGAGGCGCTTATACTCGACATGCGAGCATTTCTCCAAGAAGTAGCGCTCTCGTTCGTTATGCAGGTATTCCGTGAAAGCCTCTCCGAATTTCATAATTTCCTTCCCCTTACCTCAATCGATTTGATTAAATCCAGGCCTTCCGCAAACCCTAGAATCCGGGAAGAGATGGAaaaatttaatcctaaaatGGTAATATGAGATTTTGGGGAAGAGAATGGAGAATTTCGGAATTTGAATATTGGTTTGGAGGTGGAGAAAAGCAGAGTCGGCTTTAAACCCAAGGGAGAGTGGAGACATAAAGACCCCGCGCTATTTTCGGGAATAACTTACAGGCGTGTGCCAGCGATAACTATTAAATACGCACGACACGTATGACGTAGGGCCTTTGACTGTAACAAAAACTTGACTATGACTATTGGTTGACCCGTTTAAACAAATACATGTGTTTTACACCATTTATAGAAGAAATGTTTGAGTgaaaaaagaataacaaattgcatataagttattgacaaaaaatTGTTTGGCAGATACATCATTTAAAgatgaaattaaaaacaaaatctTACAGATAAAGACAATCTGTTCTCCACTTGCCACCTGTTATAAGGTAAATTACTTATTTGCCCTTAActtattttttttgggtatttctaaatgtacccagcaaaataCTTAGTACACCCAGCaaattatttatatttaaatattatttttaaacATCTAATTAAACCCAACAAGTTTCCCAAAGTACCCCCATCTTCATAGTTTTCCCAGCACAAAATTCTTCACCAGCATCGATCTTCTCACAAGACAAATTAGACAATGGTTTTGTTGTAATGGTGATGTGAGGCTCGTTTAATTGTGTGTGTATTTGAGAGAAGAGTAGAAGCatatggaatgacccaattcaACCATCGTAGCTTCAGAAACTTGCAAACAAGCACAAAGATCACGCTTCCATTCTCTTCTCAGAGTTATTTACAGAGGCAGGCAGAAAAAATGAATCGCACTACTTCGATTGCATGAAGAAGGGGCTAAAAAGGCGCAGAGGCCGCTGGCATGCACGTTGACCTACCTAGAGTCCTCTATGCTTACCGAACTACAAGCTCCCCAACTGAAAAAAAA
This region includes:
- the LOC133720558 gene encoding D-lactate dehydrogenase [cytochrome], mitochondrial isoform X1, translating into MAMSSWFSRLRYSSKSLFNSTPPLLRSSFSTKLITTPTPTANSGSPFPFWSLPIAVAAGSLALYPQSNPSLCQAPNANARTEFVVEGLHKEVPQELINELKAVCKDNMTVDYEERYNHGKPQNSFHKAVNIPDLVVFAQSEEEVCKIVKLCDKHKVPIVPYGGATSIEGHTLSPHGGVCIDMSSMKNVKALHVEDMDVIVEPGIGWMELNEYLEPYGLFFPLDPGPGATIGGMCATRCSGSLAVRYGTMRDNVISLKAVLANGEVVKTASRARKSAAGYDLTRLMIGSEGTLGVITEVTLRLQKIPQYSVVAMCNFPSIKDAADVAIATMLSGIQVSRVELLDEVQVRAINIANGKNLPETPTLMFEFIGTEAYSREQTQIVQKIVSEHNGSDFVYAEDPDTKKELWKIRKEALWACFAMEPDFEAMISDVCVPLSCLAELISRSKQELDASELVCTVIAHAGDGNFHTVILFDPNKEEHRREAERLNHFMVHTALSMEGTCTGEHGVGTGKMKYLEKELGAEALKTMKRIKVALDPNNIMNPGKLIPSHVCF
- the LOC133720558 gene encoding D-lactate dehydrogenase [cytochrome], mitochondrial isoform X2 — protein: MAMSSWFSRLRYSSKSLFNSTPPLLRSSFSTKLITTPTPTANSGSPFPFWSLPIAVAAGSLALYPQSNPSLCQAPNANARTEFVVEGLHKEVPQELINELKAVCKDNMTVDYEERYNHGKPQNSFHKAVNIPDLVVFAQSEEEVCKIVKLCDKHKVPIVPYGGATSIEGHTLSPHGGVCIDMSSMKNVKALHVEDMDVIVEPGIGWMELNEYLEPYGLFFPLDPGPGATIGGMCATRCSGSLAVRYGTMRDNVISLKAVLANGEVVKTASRARKSAAGYDLTRLMIGSEGTLGVITEVTLRLQKIPQYSVVAMCNFPSIKDAADVAIATMLSGIQVSRVELLDEVQVRAINIANGKNLPETPTLMFEFIGTEAYSREQTQIVQKIVSEHNGSDFVYAEDPDTKKELWKIRKEALWACFAMEPDFEAMISDVCVPLSCLAELISRSKQELDASELVCTVIAHAGDGNFHTVILFDPNKEEHRREAERLNHFMVHTALSMEVTTEQEHVLGNMVLAQEK
- the LOC133720559 gene encoding probable E3 ubiquitin-protein ligase BAH1-like; protein product: MKFGEAFTEYLHNERERYFLEKCSHVEYKRLKKVLKTCQTFHDDEAEQEEASVDPDDQNQLSCQCQSCPVCDQTFFSELMKEASDIAICFNLRARHLLHLHVATGIQRYLLRFRQCFKYDQQAMVEEGRMLIEYATMNALAIRKILKKYDKVHCSENGKHFKSKLQADHVELLQSPWLIELGAFYLNLEGSDGGELNELSSHFSCDLDATPPIMALILPDSLKMEYDLTCAICLETVFNPYALSCGHLFCKSCACSAASVFIFQGPKAADSDSKCPICRETGVYAKAVHMLELDLLLKRRCRDYWKERYTAERTETMKQTKEFWDLQAKYALY